A DNA window from Xanthomonas campestris pv. campestris str. ATCC 33913 contains the following coding sequences:
- a CDS encoding fasciclin domain-containing protein — translation MKTSLQSLAIATAIALSSAVAPVYAASNPMVGGAPMLVTKDIVDNAVNSKDHTTLVAAVKAAGLVDTLKGPGPFTVFAPTNAAFAALPAGTVDTLLKPESKPTLTKVLTYHVVAGKVDAASLIAKIKAGGGSATLTTVQGEPLTAKLNGKKVTLTDAKGNTATVTTADVMQSNGVIHVIDKVLMP, via the coding sequence ATGAAGACGTCTCTCCAGTCGCTTGCCATTGCCACCGCCATTGCCCTGTCCAGCGCCGTTGCGCCGGTCTACGCCGCCTCCAACCCCATGGTGGGTGGCGCACCGATGCTGGTCACCAAGGACATTGTCGACAACGCCGTCAATTCCAAGGACCACACCACCCTGGTTGCCGCAGTAAAGGCGGCCGGCCTGGTCGACACGCTCAAGGGCCCGGGCCCGTTCACCGTGTTCGCGCCCACCAATGCCGCGTTTGCCGCACTGCCGGCCGGCACCGTGGACACGCTGCTCAAGCCCGAATCCAAGCCCACGCTGACCAAGGTGCTGACCTACCACGTGGTGGCCGGCAAGGTGGACGCCGCCTCGCTGATCGCCAAGATCAAGGCCGGCGGCGGTAGCGCCACGCTCACCACCGTGCAGGGCGAGCCGCTCACTGCAAAGCTCAACGGCAAGAAGGTCACCCTGACCGATGCCAAGGGCAACACCGCCACCGTCACAACGGCCGACGTCATGCAGAGCAATGGCGTGATCCACGTGATCGACAAGGTGCTGATGCCGTAA
- a CDS encoding putative DNA modification/repair radical SAM protein, whose translation MKLLDKLAVLADAAKYDASCASSGANKRNSLGTGGIGSTEGMGICHSYTPDGRCVSLLKILLTNFCVFDCAYCVNRVSSNVRRARFTPEEVVTLTLDFYKRNYIEGLFLSSGIIRNSDYTMEQLVEVARQLREEHHFAGYIHLKTIPDASPELLAAAGRYADRLSINIELPTEQGLTQLAPEKSVGGIRAAMGELRWRIEENQLERKAEKVRRAKPPRFAPAGQSTQMIVGADGANDRSILDTSHNLYGNYRMRRVYYSAFSPIPDASSKLPLQAPPLQREHRLYQADWLLRFYEFSVEEIAPSQSSGMLDLDVDPKLAWALRNPERFPVDLNQAPREMLLRVPGLGTRNVERLLLSRRHARLRVGDLARLRVPMKKLLPFVSVLDHHPRQRLDDPARLRAQLAPAPRQASLFD comes from the coding sequence GTGAAACTCCTCGACAAGCTCGCTGTCCTCGCCGACGCCGCCAAGTACGACGCGTCCTGCGCCTCCAGTGGCGCCAACAAGCGCAATTCGCTCGGCACCGGGGGCATCGGCAGTACCGAGGGCATGGGCATCTGCCACTCGTACACGCCCGACGGCCGCTGCGTGTCGCTGCTGAAGATCCTGCTCACCAACTTCTGCGTGTTCGATTGTGCGTACTGCGTCAATCGGGTGTCTAGCAACGTGCGCCGCGCGCGCTTCACGCCGGAAGAAGTGGTGACGCTCACGCTGGATTTCTACAAGCGCAATTACATCGAAGGACTGTTCCTGTCCAGCGGCATCATCCGCAATTCCGACTACACCATGGAGCAGTTGGTGGAAGTGGCGCGGCAGCTGCGCGAAGAGCATCACTTCGCCGGTTACATCCACCTCAAGACCATCCCCGATGCGTCGCCGGAATTGCTGGCCGCCGCCGGCCGCTACGCCGATCGTCTGAGCATCAATATCGAATTGCCGACCGAGCAGGGGCTGACCCAGCTGGCGCCGGAAAAGAGCGTAGGCGGCATCCGCGCAGCGATGGGTGAGCTACGCTGGCGCATCGAAGAAAACCAGCTGGAGCGCAAGGCCGAGAAAGTGCGCCGCGCCAAGCCGCCCAGGTTTGCGCCGGCCGGGCAGAGCACGCAGATGATTGTGGGTGCCGACGGTGCCAACGATCGCAGCATCCTGGACACCAGCCACAATCTTTACGGCAATTACCGGATGCGCCGGGTGTATTACTCGGCCTTCAGCCCGATCCCGGATGCCTCCTCCAAGCTGCCGCTGCAGGCACCGCCGCTGCAACGCGAGCATCGGCTGTATCAGGCCGATTGGTTGCTGCGTTTCTACGAATTCAGCGTGGAAGAAATCGCGCCGTCGCAGTCCAGCGGCATGCTGGACCTGGACGTTGACCCGAAGCTGGCCTGGGCGCTGCGCAATCCGGAGCGGTTTCCTGTGGACTTGAATCAGGCGCCGCGCGAGATGTTGTTGCGGGTGCCGGGCCTGGGCACGCGCAATGTAGAGCGGTTGTTGTTGTCGCGGCGGCATGCGCGGTTGCGGGTGGGAGATCTGGCGCGGTTGCGGGTGCCGATGAAGAAGCTGCTGCCGTTTGTGAGTGTGCTGGATCATCATCCGCGGCAGCGGTTGGATGATCCAGCGCGGTTGCGGGCGCAGTTGGCGCCTGCGCCGCGGCAGGCAAGTTTGTTCGATTGA
- a CDS encoding ABC transporter ATP-binding protein: MTPIVSIQGLSKTYAGGFQALKRVDLDIQRGEIFALLGPNGAGKTTLISIICGLVNPSTGTVLADGHDIVRDYRAARASIGLVPQELATDAFETVWATVHFSRGLFGKPANPQYLESVLRQLSLWDKRNSKISTLSGGMKRRVLIAKALAHEPRILFLDEPTAGVDVELRHDMWQMVRRLREQGTTVILTTHYIEEAEDMADRVGVINRGELVLVEDKHTLMRKLGKKQLSLSLQAPLQVIPAPLADLPLELSADGSSLIYTFDTQAEQTGIGALLRRLNEQGIDFKDLHSSESSLEEIFVNLVHGARNAEVRA; the protein is encoded by the coding sequence ATGACTCCGATCGTTTCCATCCAGGGACTCAGCAAGACCTACGCCGGAGGTTTCCAGGCGCTCAAACGTGTGGATCTGGACATCCAGCGCGGTGAGATCTTTGCATTGCTCGGCCCCAACGGCGCCGGCAAGACCACCTTGATCAGCATCATCTGCGGGCTGGTCAATCCAAGCACCGGCACCGTGCTGGCCGATGGCCACGACATCGTGCGCGACTACCGCGCCGCGCGTGCCAGCATCGGGCTGGTGCCGCAGGAGCTGGCCACCGATGCGTTCGAAACCGTGTGGGCCACGGTGCACTTCAGCCGCGGCCTGTTCGGCAAGCCGGCCAACCCGCAATATCTGGAGTCGGTGCTGCGCCAGCTGTCGTTGTGGGACAAGCGCAACAGCAAGATCTCCACCCTGTCCGGCGGCATGAAGCGGCGCGTGCTGATCGCCAAGGCGCTGGCGCACGAGCCACGCATCCTGTTCCTGGACGAACCCACCGCCGGCGTGGACGTGGAACTGCGCCACGACATGTGGCAGATGGTGCGGCGGCTGCGCGAGCAGGGCACCACGGTGATCCTGACCACCCATTACATCGAAGAAGCCGAAGACATGGCCGACCGGGTCGGTGTCATCAACCGCGGCGAATTGGTGCTGGTGGAAGACAAGCACACGCTGATGCGCAAGCTCGGCAAGAAGCAGCTCAGCTTGAGCCTGCAGGCGCCGCTGCAGGTGATTCCCGCACCGCTTGCCGACCTGCCGCTGGAACTGTCCGCCGATGGCAGCAGCCTGATCTACACCTTCGACACTCAGGCCGAGCAGACCGGCATCGGTGCGCTGCTGCGCCGGCTCAACGAGCAGGGCATCGACTTCAAGGACCTGCATTCCAGCGAGAGTTCGCTGGAAGAGATCTTCGTCAACCTGGTGCATGGCGCACGCAACGCGGAGGTGCGCGCATGA
- a CDS encoding DUF3297 family protein — protein sequence MSDTPPDHLAIDARSPFHDADALSRGVGVRFNGIERDNVEEYSISEGWIKVQAGKARDRRGNPMTMKVKGEVVAYYLDTKSDAKPAAE from the coding sequence ATGAGCGATACCCCTCCCGATCATCTGGCCATCGATGCACGCAGCCCGTTTCACGATGCCGACGCCCTGAGCCGCGGTGTTGGCGTGCGCTTCAACGGCATCGAGCGCGACAACGTCGAGGAGTATTCGATCAGCGAAGGCTGGATCAAGGTCCAGGCCGGCAAGGCGCGCGATCGCCGCGGCAATCCGATGACCATGAAGGTCAAGGGCGAGGTGGTGGCCTATTACCTGGACACCAAGAGCGACGCCAAGCCTGCTGCCGAGTAA
- a CDS encoding flavodoxin family protein translates to MTKIAIVYFSGYGHTVKQAEAVHAGAASVGEATLYRIDQDGNLPDEAWEAIGAADAIIYGSPTYMGGPAWQFKKFADVSSKPWFTQAWKDKVAAGFTNSASVNGDKYATIQYFWTLSQQHGQVWVGTGLPPSNTKAHGPQDINWTAGWGGALAISPSDASPEEAPRSGDLETAKLLGKRVADIAAKLKG, encoded by the coding sequence ATGACCAAGATCGCCATCGTCTATTTCAGTGGCTACGGCCATACCGTCAAGCAGGCCGAGGCTGTGCACGCCGGTGCCGCCAGCGTTGGCGAGGCCACGCTGTACCGCATCGACCAGGACGGCAACCTGCCCGACGAGGCCTGGGAAGCGATCGGCGCGGCCGATGCCATCATCTACGGCAGCCCCACCTACATGGGCGGGCCGGCCTGGCAGTTCAAGAAGTTCGCCGATGTCAGTTCCAAGCCGTGGTTCACGCAGGCGTGGAAGGACAAGGTCGCCGCCGGCTTCACCAACTCGGCCTCGGTGAACGGCGACAAGTACGCCACCATCCAGTACTTCTGGACCCTGTCGCAGCAGCATGGCCAGGTCTGGGTCGGCACCGGCCTGCCGCCGTCCAACACCAAGGCGCACGGCCCGCAGGACATCAACTGGACCGCCGGCTGGGGCGGTGCACTGGCCATCTCGCCCTCGGACGCATCGCCGGAGGAAGCACCGCGCAGCGGCGATCTGGAAACCGCAAAGTTGCTCGGCAAGCGCGTGGCTGACATCGCCGCCAAGCTCAAGGGCTGA
- a CDS encoding YciI family protein, whose translation MQFLLLVYLDATLLDTLPDGEADSMMRHCFANADVMHQQGQLLQAQQLEPATTARSVRVRSGAVRVSDGPFAETKEVLGGFNLIEAADMDEALRIAATFPWAATGCIEVRPVRDMHAVRRQVGAPAGDLSVQRHNVSVTSPNASGNVDAA comes from the coding sequence ATGCAGTTTCTGTTGCTGGTCTATCTGGATGCCACCTTGCTGGATACGCTGCCGGATGGAGAGGCCGACAGCATGATGCGGCACTGCTTCGCCAACGCCGATGTCATGCACCAGCAAGGCCAGCTGCTGCAGGCGCAACAACTGGAGCCGGCGACCACCGCACGCAGCGTGCGCGTACGTAGCGGCGCGGTCCGCGTAAGCGATGGGCCGTTTGCCGAAACCAAGGAAGTGCTGGGCGGCTTCAACCTGATCGAGGCCGCCGACATGGACGAGGCGTTGCGCATCGCGGCCACCTTCCCCTGGGCGGCCACCGGCTGTATCGAAGTGCGCCCGGTCCGCGACATGCATGCGGTGCGGCGACAGGTGGGCGCGCCGGCCGGCGATCTCAGCGTGCAGCGGCATAACGTTTCTGTCACGAGTCCGAACGCAAGCGGAAATGTCGACGCGGCGTGA
- a CDS encoding ABC transporter permease, with the protein MNLHAIGAIYRFEMARAFRTLTQSIASPVLSTSLYFVVFGAAIGSRMGAIDGISYGAFIIPGLVMLSLLNESISNASFGIYMPRWAGTIYEVLSAPVAWWEIVIGYVGAAATKSVMLGLLILLTARLFVPYEIAHPVWMLGFLVLTALTFSLFGFIIGIWADGFEKLQVIPLMVVTPLTFLGGSFYSINMLPPIWQKVTLFNPVVYLISGFRWSFYGKADVHIAVSTGMTFLFLLVCLGVVAAIFRSGYRLKA; encoded by the coding sequence ATGAACCTGCATGCGATCGGTGCGATCTACCGCTTCGAAATGGCGCGCGCGTTCCGCACGCTCACCCAGTCGATTGCCTCGCCGGTGTTGTCGACCTCGTTGTATTTCGTGGTATTCGGTGCGGCGATCGGCTCGCGCATGGGCGCTATCGACGGCATCAGCTACGGCGCCTTCATCATCCCCGGGCTGGTGATGCTGTCGCTGCTCAACGAAAGCATCTCCAACGCCTCGTTCGGCATCTACATGCCGCGCTGGGCCGGCACCATCTACGAGGTGTTGTCCGCACCGGTGGCGTGGTGGGAGATCGTGATCGGCTATGTGGGCGCGGCGGCGACCAAGTCGGTGATGCTGGGCTTGCTGATCCTGCTCACTGCGCGGCTGTTCGTGCCTTACGAGATCGCGCACCCGGTGTGGATGCTGGGCTTTCTGGTGCTCACCGCGCTGACCTTCAGCCTGTTCGGTTTCATCATCGGCATCTGGGCCGACGGCTTCGAAAAATTGCAGGTGATCCCGTTGATGGTGGTGACGCCGCTGACCTTCCTGGGCGGCAGCTTCTACTCGATCAACATGCTGCCGCCGATCTGGCAGAAGGTCACCTTGTTCAACCCGGTGGTCTACCTGATCAGCGGGTTCCGCTGGAGCTTCTACGGCAAGGCAGACGTGCACATCGCGGTGAGTACCGGCATGACCTTCCTGTTCCTGCTGGTGTGCCTGGGCGTGGTCGCGGCGATCTTCCGCAGTGGGTATCGGCTCAAGGCGTGA
- a CDS encoding Na+/H+ antiporter yields MHSIDVVLAMLLAVAASGYLIRILPFSLPLPLVQIALGAVVSGVFDAGHELEPELFFLLFLPPLLFLDGWRIPKQGLFRDKAAILELALGLVVFTVVGAGLLIHWLIPAMPLAVAFALAAIISPTDPVAVSSIASKVQIPKRLMHILEGESLLNDASGLVCFQFAVAAVLTGTFSVATASLTFLWVALAGLGLGVATTFGLSRIQAWIWRHFGEEPGSAILVNLLTPFAAYLLAEAFHASGILAAVAAGITMSYVEMAGNAPGNMRLQRSAVWDTVQFTFNGIIFVLLGEQLPGILDGAVRSVQEAGHLNPWWLAVYVATISASLMALRFVWVFLSLRWNLFKAQRRGEAHVSPPWRIVVAVSLAGVRGAITLAGVLTLPLVLEDGSPFPARQLAIFLAASVILVSLLVASVALPRLLRGLELPEEEDEQLKEDLAVKAASQAALEAVEKLRQRLVEDSAHAERYNAAANQVSQRYQRKLGAVDMAETDPEEAGAFEQALRQFRHAALVAERNELFKLARRREISDDLSRRLVRNLDLIESRKRA; encoded by the coding sequence ATGCATTCGATTGATGTCGTCCTCGCCATGTTGCTGGCGGTCGCGGCCAGCGGTTACCTGATCCGCATCCTGCCGTTCTCGTTGCCCTTGCCGTTGGTCCAGATCGCGCTCGGCGCGGTGGTCTCCGGTGTGTTCGATGCCGGACACGAGCTGGAACCGGAGTTGTTCTTCCTGCTGTTCCTGCCGCCGCTGCTGTTCCTGGATGGCTGGCGCATTCCCAAACAAGGCCTGTTCCGCGACAAGGCGGCCATCCTCGAACTGGCGCTGGGGCTGGTGGTGTTCACCGTGGTCGGGGCGGGCCTGCTGATCCACTGGCTGATCCCGGCGATGCCGCTGGCGGTGGCGTTCGCGCTGGCGGCGATCATCTCGCCGACCGACCCGGTGGCGGTGTCGTCGATCGCCTCCAAGGTGCAGATTCCCAAGCGACTGATGCACATCCTGGAAGGCGAGTCGCTGCTCAACGATGCCTCCGGCCTGGTGTGTTTCCAGTTTGCGGTGGCTGCGGTGCTCACCGGCACCTTCTCGGTGGCGACCGCATCGCTGACCTTCCTGTGGGTGGCACTGGCCGGCCTGGGCCTGGGCGTGGCGACCACCTTCGGGTTGAGCCGCATCCAGGCCTGGATCTGGCGCCACTTCGGCGAAGAACCCGGTTCGGCGATCCTGGTCAACCTGCTGACGCCCTTTGCCGCCTACCTGCTGGCCGAAGCCTTCCACGCCTCGGGCATCCTGGCGGCCGTGGCCGCCGGCATCACCATGAGCTACGTGGAAATGGCCGGCAACGCGCCGGGCAACATGCGCCTGCAGCGCTCGGCGGTGTGGGACACGGTGCAGTTCACCTTCAACGGCATCATCTTCGTGCTGCTGGGCGAGCAGCTGCCGGGCATCCTGGACGGTGCGGTGCGCAGCGTGCAGGAAGCCGGGCACCTCAATCCGTGGTGGCTGGCGGTCTACGTGGCCACCATCAGCGCCAGCCTGATGGCGCTGCGCTTTGTGTGGGTGTTCCTGTCGCTGCGTTGGAACCTCTTCAAGGCGCAGCGGCGTGGCGAGGCGCATGTGAGCCCGCCATGGCGGATCGTGGTGGCGGTGTCGCTGGCCGGCGTGCGCGGCGCGATCACCCTGGCCGGCGTGCTCACGCTGCCGCTGGTGCTGGAAGACGGCTCGCCGTTCCCGGCCCGGCAGCTGGCGATCTTTCTGGCCGCCTCGGTGATCCTGGTGTCGCTGCTGGTGGCCAGCGTGGCGTTGCCGCGCCTGCTGCGTGGCCTGGAGTTGCCCGAGGAAGAAGACGAGCAGCTGAAGGAAGACCTGGCGGTGAAGGCCGCTTCGCAGGCGGCGCTGGAGGCGGTGGAAAAACTGCGCCAGCGGTTGGTGGAAGACAGCGCGCATGCCGAGCGCTACAACGCCGCCGCCAACCAGGTCAGCCAGCGCTATCAGCGCAAGCTGGGCGCGGTGGACATGGCCGAAACCGACCCGGAAGAGGCGGGCGCCTTCGAACAGGCACTGCGCCAATTCCGCCACGCCGCGCTGGTGGCCGAGCGCAACGAGCTGTTCAAGCTCGCCCGCCGCCGCGAGATCTCCGACGACCTGTCGCGCCGGCTGGTGCGCAATCTGGATCTGATCGAGTCGCGAAAGCGGGCGTGA
- a CDS encoding DODA-type extradiol aromatic ring-opening family dioxygenase has translation MSVLPSLYISHGSPMTALRPGELGTQLAALAQGLPRPRAIVVASAHWLARRPLVGAASKPVTIHDFGGFPPPLYEIEYPAPGAPALAQQVTRLLELAGLHPHQDPQRGLDHGIWVPLRMLYPQADIPVVPLSIQPELGPAHQFAVGRALAPLRAEGVLVIGSGSITHNLHDLHQGYSAEREAPYVRPFIDWTERRLADDDVPALLDYRRQAPHAARAHPTDEHLLPLYVAMGAAGGDRLGAQRIDAGIDQGLIGMDIYRFDGAPAVDQPVAA, from the coding sequence ATGTCCGTCCTGCCCTCGCTGTACATCTCGCATGGCTCGCCCATGACCGCGCTGCGGCCGGGCGAGCTGGGGACGCAACTGGCCGCGCTGGCGCAGGGCCTGCCGCGCCCGCGCGCGATCGTGGTGGCCAGCGCGCACTGGTTGGCACGGCGGCCGCTGGTGGGTGCTGCCTCCAAACCCGTCACCATTCACGATTTCGGCGGTTTCCCGCCGCCGTTGTACGAGATCGAGTATCCGGCGCCGGGTGCCCCGGCGTTGGCGCAGCAGGTGACGCGCCTGCTGGAACTGGCCGGCCTGCATCCGCATCAGGACCCGCAGCGCGGCCTCGACCACGGCATCTGGGTGCCGCTGCGCATGCTCTACCCGCAGGCCGACATCCCGGTGGTGCCGCTGTCGATCCAGCCGGAACTGGGCCCGGCCCACCAGTTTGCGGTGGGTCGCGCGCTGGCGCCGCTACGTGCGGAAGGCGTGCTGGTGATCGGCTCGGGCAGCATCACCCACAACCTGCACGACCTGCACCAGGGCTATAGCGCCGAGCGCGAGGCGCCGTATGTGCGCCCGTTCATCGATTGGACCGAGCGCAGGCTGGCCGACGACGACGTACCCGCGTTGCTCGATTACCGGCGCCAGGCACCGCACGCCGCGCGTGCGCATCCCACCGACGAGCATCTGTTGCCGTTGTACGTGGCGATGGGCGCGGCCGGTGGCGACCGGCTCGGTGCGCAGCGCATCGACGCCGGCATCGATCAGGGCCTGATCGGCATGGATATCTACCGCTTCGATGGTGCGCCGGCGGTGGACCAACCGGTGGCTGCGTAA
- a CDS encoding DUF6630 family protein, translated as MPDNSADYEDDDGLPSDLEEADDVDDHPGRVWNLLVLINPGDEETALGQFDAWREAQAEADEDDEDDAWLWALKDAIDWRSGFYVDWKDTDSFIAAIDELSSRWNLRIDWGGDLDDEDFANGLGVPDLMAVAFDRLREHGYSLWNWNTGGDAYAGWIALSRDDDAMLALTSLMDVEVRLGNEAF; from the coding sequence ATGCCCGACAACAGCGCCGATTACGAAGACGACGACGGCCTGCCCTCCGATCTGGAGGAGGCCGATGACGTCGACGATCATCCTGGGCGGGTCTGGAACCTGCTGGTGCTGATCAATCCCGGCGACGAAGAAACCGCGCTGGGCCAGTTCGACGCCTGGCGCGAAGCGCAGGCCGAGGCGGACGAGGACGACGAAGACGATGCCTGGCTGTGGGCGCTGAAGGACGCCATCGACTGGCGCTCGGGGTTTTACGTCGACTGGAAGGACACCGATTCGTTCATCGCTGCCATCGACGAGCTCAGTTCGCGCTGGAACCTGCGCATCGACTGGGGCGGCGACCTGGATGACGAAGACTTCGCCAACGGCCTGGGCGTACCCGACCTGATGGCGGTGGCCTTCGACCGCCTGCGCGAGCACGGGTATTCGCTGTGGAACTGGAACACCGGCGGCGACGCCTACGCCGGCTGGATCGCGCTCAGCCGCGACGACGACGCGATGCTGGCACTGACCTCGTTGATGGACGTGGAAGTGCGGCTGGGGAATGAGGCGTTCTGA
- a CDS encoding LysR family transcriptional regulator has translation MDTLDAMRVFVAVAERSGFSAAADALDRSTANITRQVAALEQRLGTRLLNRTTRRVSLTSAGTAYYQRCLQLLADLDDLEATVGAQALAPSGLLRVNAPVSFGIVQLAALLPGFRARFPQVELDLSLSDRLVDMVEEGFDVALRITRQPAPTLIARQLGTVRLVPCAAPAYLARAGTPQHPADLAGHECLLYHYAPTGDDVRFHGPDGDIDVRLRGGLRANNGHVLSAAAVAGQGVVIQPDFLADEHIAAGRLVRILPDYHLADIGIYAVYTSRSHLAPKVRSFIDYLVEHIGDPAPGLAASATVRPARGH, from the coding sequence ATGGATACCCTGGATGCAATGCGCGTGTTCGTGGCGGTAGCCGAGCGCAGCGGTTTCAGCGCCGCCGCCGATGCACTGGACCGCTCCACTGCCAACATCACCCGGCAGGTGGCCGCGCTGGAACAACGGCTGGGCACCCGCCTGCTCAACCGCACCACCCGGCGGGTCAGCCTGACCAGCGCCGGCACCGCCTATTACCAGCGCTGCCTGCAGCTGCTGGCCGACCTGGACGACCTGGAAGCCACGGTGGGCGCGCAGGCGCTGGCGCCATCCGGGCTGCTGCGGGTCAACGCGCCGGTGAGTTTCGGCATCGTGCAGTTGGCCGCCTTGCTGCCCGGCTTCCGCGCGCGTTTCCCGCAGGTGGAACTGGACCTGTCGCTGTCCGACCGCCTGGTGGACATGGTCGAAGAAGGCTTCGATGTCGCGCTGCGCATCACCCGCCAGCCCGCGCCCACCCTGATTGCCCGGCAGCTGGGCACGGTGCGACTGGTGCCCTGCGCGGCCCCGGCCTATCTGGCACGCGCAGGCACCCCGCAGCATCCGGCCGACCTGGCCGGCCACGAATGCCTGCTGTATCACTACGCGCCCACCGGCGACGATGTGCGCTTTCACGGGCCCGACGGCGATATCGACGTGCGCCTGCGCGGTGGCCTGCGCGCCAACAACGGCCACGTGCTGAGCGCGGCCGCAGTGGCTGGCCAGGGGGTGGTGATCCAGCCGGATTTCCTCGCCGACGAGCACATCGCTGCCGGCCGCCTGGTGCGCATCCTGCCCGACTACCACCTGGCCGACATCGGCATCTATGCGGTGTACACCAGCCGCAGCCACCTGGCGCCGAAGGTGCGCAGCTTCATCGACTACCTGGTGGAACACATCGGCGACCCAGCCCCGGGCCTGGCGGCCTCGGCAACAGTTCGTCCCGCCCGCGGTCATTAA
- a CDS encoding UdgX family uracil-DNA binding protein (This protein belongs to the uracil DNA glycosylase superfamily, members of which act in excision repair of DNA. However, it belongs more specifically to UdgX branch, whose founding member was found to bind uracil in DNA (where it does not belong), without cleaving it, appears to promote DNA repair by a pathway involving RecA, rather than base excision.) codes for MFSAEVEPGWSLDAWRALARAGWCAQVGPDAMDWNGGAQGGLLMGQGVLDLPAVVAGPRVSAEFLQLASAVLCHRDVQRHAVLYRLLWRIASGERALLERATDVDVHRVMQWQKAVQRDSHKMKAFVRFRRLPGEEEEFVAWFEPEHWILDRVAPFFARRFAGMRWAILTPYRSVRWDGEALTFGEGAARNQVPADDAQETLWRTYYAHIFNPARLNPTMMRQEMPQKYWKNLPEATLLPELIREAGVRVREMAERAPEPVRRRVPAAPAALPAVAAQSLAQLRVAARDCRRCDLWQPATQTVFGEGPDDAAVMVIGEQPGDEEDLSGRPFVGPAGRLFNQALGELGIDRQRFYVTNAVKHFRFEQRGKRRLHRNPERSHVQACNGWLQAERAQLRPAQIVCLGATAAQAVLGPGFRLMQERGQWQRLDDGTPVLATVHPSWVLRQGTPSARDAGYRGFVADLGQLLQAPPA; via the coding sequence ATGTTCAGCGCTGAAGTTGAGCCAGGTTGGAGTCTTGATGCGTGGCGTGCGTTGGCGCGGGCGGGGTGGTGTGCGCAGGTGGGGCCGGATGCGATGGACTGGAATGGGGGCGCGCAGGGTGGGTTGTTGATGGGGCAGGGGGTGCTGGATTTGCCGGCGGTGGTGGCGGGGCCGCGGGTGTCTGCGGAGTTTCTGCAGCTGGCGTCGGCGGTGTTGTGCCATCGCGATGTGCAGCGGCATGCGGTGCTGTACCGGTTGTTGTGGCGGATTGCGTCCGGTGAGCGGGCGTTGCTGGAGCGGGCCACCGATGTGGATGTGCATCGGGTGATGCAGTGGCAGAAGGCCGTGCAGCGCGATTCGCACAAGATGAAGGCCTTTGTGCGCTTCCGGCGCTTGCCGGGTGAGGAAGAAGAATTCGTGGCCTGGTTCGAGCCCGAACACTGGATCCTGGACCGCGTGGCGCCGTTCTTTGCGCGGCGGTTTGCCGGCATGCGTTGGGCGATTCTCACGCCGTACCGCAGCGTGCGCTGGGATGGCGAAGCGTTGACGTTTGGCGAGGGCGCGGCGCGCAACCAGGTGCCCGCCGACGATGCGCAGGAAACGCTGTGGCGGACCTACTACGCGCACATCTTCAATCCGGCGCGGCTCAATCCCACCATGATGCGGCAGGAAATGCCGCAGAAATACTGGAAGAACCTGCCCGAGGCCACGCTGCTGCCGGAGCTGATCCGCGAGGCCGGCGTGCGTGTGCGCGAGATGGCTGAACGCGCGCCCGAGCCGGTGCGGCGACGGGTGCCGGCAGCGCCTGCGGCGCTACCAGCCGTGGCTGCGCAGAGTCTTGCGCAGCTGCGCGTGGCCGCGCGCGATTGCCGGCGCTGCGACCTATGGCAGCCGGCAACACAGACGGTGTTCGGCGAAGGGCCGGACGACGCGGCGGTGATGGTGATCGGCGAGCAGCCGGGCGACGAAGAGGATCTGAGCGGGCGGCCGTTTGTGGGCCCGGCCGGGCGCTTGTTCAATCAGGCACTCGGTGAGCTGGGGATCGATCGGCAGCGTTTCTATGTCACCAATGCGGTGAAGCATTTCCGTTTCGAGCAACGCGGCAAGCGCCGCTTGCATCGCAATCCCGAACGCAGCCATGTGCAGGCGTGCAATGGCTGGTTACAGGCCGAGCGTGCGCAGCTGCGGCCCGCACAGATTGTGTGCCTGGGCGCGACGGCGGCGCAGGCGGTATTGGGGCCGGGCTTTCGCTTGATGCAGGAACGCGGGCAATGGCAGCGTTTGGACGATGGCACACCGGTGCTGGCCACGGTGCATCCATCCTGGGTCTTGCGGCAGGGCACGCCGTCGGCGCGCGACGCCGGCTACCGCGGATTTGTCGCGGATCTGGGCCAGCTGTTGCAGGCACCGCCGGCGTAG